The Hahella sp. HNIBRBA332 genome window below encodes:
- a CDS encoding GGDEF domain-containing protein: MQTDSNNKRQLNKLAVGGVVLALTILTILAYWYHRRSAEVEWLGLNPAPDAQTLVSPSQPQGLPPDIFTVEPQHRTLDGDVVYVTPLPGGQLWLARRSPASIFTLTAILRTIPVLLLLISLVVLGYYIWKTRIFAERVKELIMYDPVTKVLNWRFAEERCTQMVKHCRRYKEEFSFLVLDGDHFIWINDNFGPEAGDEALIFLAETIKNVIREVDILGRYGGEKFVIGLPSTDLNGAVVVAERIRQLFEQCKPTSYDVRYSVSIGCAQLIRNEDLHDTIKRATHALYRAIKGGRNRVAASKNHEAAA, from the coding sequence GTGCAAACAGATAGCAATAACAAGAGGCAACTCAACAAGCTCGCAGTGGGAGGCGTCGTCCTGGCGTTGACGATTCTGACCATACTGGCGTATTGGTATCATCGACGCTCAGCGGAAGTTGAATGGCTGGGACTGAATCCCGCCCCAGATGCGCAGACACTGGTCTCTCCTTCTCAGCCACAGGGGTTGCCGCCGGATATATTCACAGTCGAGCCGCAACACCGCACACTCGATGGCGATGTGGTCTATGTCACTCCCTTGCCGGGCGGCCAACTCTGGCTGGCTCGTCGCAGTCCCGCGTCCATCTTCACATTGACGGCGATTCTACGCACTATCCCGGTATTGTTGTTACTGATTAGCCTCGTCGTGCTTGGTTATTACATCTGGAAAACCCGTATTTTTGCAGAACGGGTGAAAGAGCTGATTATGTATGACCCGGTCACCAAAGTGTTGAACTGGCGATTCGCGGAGGAGCGCTGCACCCAGATGGTGAAGCATTGTCGCCGCTACAAGGAGGAGTTCAGTTTTCTGGTGTTGGACGGCGACCACTTTATCTGGATCAACGATAATTTCGGGCCGGAAGCGGGGGATGAAGCGTTAATATTCCTGGCGGAAACCATCAAGAACGTGATTCGCGAGGTGGATATTCTGGGACGGTACGGCGGCGAAAAGTTCGTGATTGGACTGCCTTCCACAGACCTCAACGGCGCGGTAGTGGTCGCTGAGCGCATCCGGCAACTGTTTGAGCAATGCAAACCCACCAGCTACGACGTACGCTACAGCGTCAGTATCGGCTGCGCCCAGCTCATCCGCAATGAAGACCTTCATGACACCATCAAACGGGCCACCCACGCCTTGTATCGGGCCATCAAGGGCGGCCGCAATCGCGTCGCCGCCTCCAAGAACCACGAAGCCGCCGCCTGA
- a CDS encoding nucleotidyltransferase domain-containing protein, whose amino-acid sequence MEKRIQETLERIEWEHDVKVLYACESGSRAWGFASRDSDYDVRFIYQRSLSHYLSLGKRRDVIELPIVDELDVNGWDISKALTLLRSGSATLQEWLNSPIVYSRDVVFLAQMKYLASLSTRPVTLFHHYFSMARKERERLAAGEVNAKRYAYMLRTLLAAMWVAEHRTPPPVRFYELKARMLGGGPIVSEVDALLERKAMGNEKQVIKPVTVLDRFVDTQFEALETVHFEPVEKLDLETMDRFFMQMLNAA is encoded by the coding sequence ATGGAAAAGCGGATACAGGAAACTCTGGAGCGGATCGAGTGGGAGCACGATGTAAAGGTGCTTTACGCGTGCGAATCAGGCAGCAGGGCCTGGGGATTCGCCTCCCGGGATAGTGATTATGACGTTAGATTTATCTATCAGCGCTCACTGTCCCACTATTTATCGTTAGGTAAACGTCGGGATGTGATTGAACTTCCGATAGTCGATGAGTTGGACGTCAACGGTTGGGATATCAGCAAGGCCCTGACGTTACTACGCAGCGGTTCAGCGACGCTGCAGGAATGGCTTAACTCGCCAATTGTGTATAGCCGGGACGTAGTATTTCTCGCGCAAATGAAGTATCTGGCGTCGCTTTCCACGCGTCCCGTTACGTTGTTTCATCACTACTTCTCCATGGCGCGTAAGGAGCGTGAGAGGCTGGCGGCGGGCGAGGTCAACGCCAAGCGCTATGCCTATATGCTGCGGACGTTGCTGGCGGCGATGTGGGTGGCGGAGCATCGGACACCCCCGCCGGTGCGCTTTTATGAATTGAAGGCGCGTATGCTGGGCGGCGGCCCGATCGTGTCGGAAGTCGACGCATTGCTGGAACGGAAAGCGATGGGGAATGAAAAGCAAGTCATCAAACCTGTCACAGTGTTAGACCGCTTTGTGGACACTCAGTTTGAGGCGCTGGAGACAGTGCATTTTGAACCTGTGGAGAAACTTGATCTGGAGACCATGGATCGATTTTTCATGCAAATGTTAAACGCCGCTTAG
- a CDS encoding D-amino acid dehydrogenase, with protein MRVIILGSGVIGVSTAYHLAQQGHEVTVVDRQTGPALETSYGNAGEISPGCSAPWATPGIALKAIKWLCMKHRPLVVRPSLNPDLWRWTAQFLSNANSHRYHQNKSRMLRLAEYSRDVLKQLRADTGVSYDERSRGTIQLFRKQQQVDAALADTRILESFGVPYELLDRDGCIKYEPGLASVRNKISGGLRLPGDETGDCFKFTQALAALAVEKSVVFKQGVLIQGLEKKGDAITCVHTDQGPLQADAYIVALGSYTPLLLKPLGLRAPIIPVKGYSITLPVKNPDRAPESTLLDETYKVAVTRLGDRIRVGGTAELAGYDLRLHQTRKNTLEFVADDLFGTGYANGEAEFWTGLRPMTPDGTPIVGATPINKLYVASGHGTLGWTMAAGTGRVMADIVSGRQPEIDTEGLGIDRY; from the coding sequence ATGCGTGTAATTATCCTGGGCAGCGGCGTCATCGGCGTTTCCACCGCATATCATCTGGCTCAGCAGGGTCATGAAGTAACTGTTGTCGACCGTCAAACCGGTCCTGCGCTGGAAACCAGTTACGGCAACGCCGGCGAGATATCCCCCGGCTGCTCTGCGCCCTGGGCGACTCCAGGAATTGCGTTAAAGGCGATCAAGTGGCTGTGCATGAAACACCGTCCACTGGTGGTTCGTCCCAGCCTGAACCCCGACCTTTGGCGCTGGACAGCGCAATTCCTGTCTAACGCAAACTCTCACCGCTACCATCAGAATAAATCACGCATGTTGCGACTGGCCGAATACAGTCGTGACGTACTCAAACAGCTGCGCGCCGACACCGGCGTCAGTTACGACGAACGCAGTCGCGGCACCATTCAATTATTCCGCAAGCAACAGCAGGTTGACGCCGCTTTGGCGGACACCCGGATTCTGGAATCCTTTGGCGTTCCTTATGAGTTGCTGGATCGCGACGGCTGCATCAAATATGAACCGGGGCTCGCCTCCGTCAGAAATAAAATCAGCGGCGGACTGCGTCTGCCCGGGGACGAGACCGGAGACTGCTTCAAGTTCACGCAAGCTTTGGCCGCATTGGCGGTCGAAAAGAGCGTCGTTTTTAAACAAGGCGTCCTCATTCAGGGGCTGGAAAAAAAAGGCGACGCCATTACATGCGTTCACACGGATCAAGGCCCGCTGCAGGCGGACGCCTATATCGTCGCGCTCGGCAGCTACACCCCCCTGCTATTGAAGCCTTTGGGGCTTAGAGCGCCGATCATTCCGGTAAAAGGCTACTCCATTACCCTGCCAGTGAAGAACCCAGACCGGGCGCCGGAATCGACGTTATTGGATGAGACCTACAAAGTGGCCGTCACCCGCCTGGGCGACCGCATCCGGGTTGGCGGAACAGCGGAGTTGGCGGGTTACGATCTGCGCCTGCATCAAACCAGAAAGAACACATTGGAGTTTGTGGCGGACGACCTGTTCGGAACCGGTTACGCCAATGGCGAAGCTGAATTCTGGACAGGACTGCGCCCCATGACTCCGGACGGCACCCCCATCGTTGGGGCGACCCCCATCAACAAACTTTATGTCGCCAGCGGCCACGGCACTTTAGGCTGGACCATGGCGGCGGGAACGGGACGCGTCATGGCGGATATCGTATCTGGACGCCAACCTGAGATTGACACTGAGGGACTGGGAATAGACCGCTACTGA
- a CDS encoding sodium:alanine symporter family protein, which yields METIHNLVSDLNDFVWGPPMLILILGVGLFLQCRLKFMPLFTLKLGLQLVWRGRKPDTRDPGEISPFAALMTALAATVGTGNIAGVATALALGGPGALFWMWATALVGMATKYAEVVLAVRFREKDENGEYVGGPMYAIKNGLGPKWAWLGGAFALFGGLAGFGAGNMVQSNSIAEVMNTSFGIPAAASGVVMTVLIGFVLLGGIKRIGAVAQALVPTMCISYILCAFYILFTFSDRIPHAFDLIFTHAFSPTAATGGFAGAAVMMAIRYGVARGIFSNEAGLGTAGIAQAAGKTSDPVTSGLIGMMGTFIDTIIVCTLTGLALITSGVWESGVSGAALTASAFAAAMPGFGEYLLAIQLIVFAFTTILGWAYYGEKCWEYLMGSAAIIPYRLLSTLCVMIGALAQLEFVWLVGDVFNAFMAIPNLLSLLLLSPILVKLTNEHFATVKLAAVRS from the coding sequence TTGGAAACTATTCATAACCTGGTATCCGACCTGAATGATTTCGTATGGGGCCCCCCCATGCTCATTCTTATTCTGGGCGTAGGGCTGTTTTTGCAATGCCGTTTGAAGTTCATGCCCTTATTTACGCTCAAACTGGGCCTGCAACTGGTATGGAGAGGTCGCAAGCCTGATACTCGGGACCCTGGGGAGATCAGTCCTTTCGCCGCACTGATGACAGCACTGGCTGCGACAGTGGGCACCGGAAACATCGCTGGCGTCGCCACGGCGCTGGCTCTCGGCGGTCCAGGCGCTCTGTTCTGGATGTGGGCCACCGCTCTGGTGGGCATGGCGACCAAATATGCAGAAGTTGTGCTGGCGGTGCGTTTCCGTGAAAAAGACGAAAACGGCGAATACGTTGGCGGCCCCATGTACGCCATCAAAAACGGCCTGGGCCCCAAATGGGCCTGGCTGGGCGGCGCCTTCGCCTTGTTCGGCGGTCTGGCGGGGTTCGGCGCCGGCAACATGGTGCAATCCAACAGCATCGCGGAAGTAATGAACACCTCCTTCGGCATCCCCGCCGCCGCCTCCGGCGTCGTAATGACCGTACTGATCGGCTTCGTATTGCTCGGCGGCATCAAGCGTATTGGCGCAGTGGCGCAGGCGCTGGTTCCCACCATGTGTATCTCCTATATTCTCTGCGCCTTCTATATTCTGTTCACCTTCTCTGACCGCATCCCCCACGCCTTCGACCTGATCTTCACCCACGCCTTCTCTCCCACCGCCGCCACCGGCGGATTCGCCGGCGCCGCGGTTATGATGGCGATTCGCTACGGCGTCGCCCGAGGCATTTTCTCCAACGAAGCCGGCCTTGGCACCGCAGGCATCGCGCAAGCGGCGGGAAAAACATCCGACCCGGTAACATCCGGTCTTATCGGCATGATGGGTACTTTTATCGATACCATTATTGTCTGCACGCTGACCGGTCTGGCGCTGATCACCAGCGGCGTCTGGGAAAGCGGCGTGTCCGGCGCTGCGCTGACCGCCAGCGCGTTCGCGGCGGCGATGCCGGGGTTCGGTGAGTACCTGCTGGCGATCCAGTTGATCGTTTTCGCCTTCACCACCATTCTTGGCTGGGCCTACTACGGCGAGAAATGCTGGGAGTACTTGATGGGCTCCGCCGCGATTATTCCTTACCGCCTGTTGAGCACCCTGTGCGTCATGATTGGCGCGCTGGCGCAGCTGGAATTCGTCTGGTTGGTCGGCGACGTCTTTAACGCTTTCATGGCCATCCCCAACCTGCTGTCGCTACTGCTGTTGTCGCCTATTCTGGTCAAATTGACCAATGAGCACTTCGCCACCGTTAAACTGGCGGCGGTCAGATCTTAA
- the rtcR gene encoding RNA repair transcriptional activator RtcR: MKNVVIGLLGTTMDKRGKGPARWDVWRPTVGIFMQQDLLIDRIELLHDARDSRLANNVGADIETVSPDTEVSLRQISFSDPWDFEQVYSTLLDFAENYPFKPDEERYLLHITTGTHVAQICWFLLCEANYIPAQILQTSPDRGERVAAGKYHLIDLDLSKYDAISSRFKRQQLEGTEFLKSGIATRNARFNAMIQQIERVAIRSQAPILITGPTGAGKSQLAGKIFELKKIRGSVKGEFVSVNCATLRGDSAMSALFGHNKGAFTGAQTARKGLLAKADQGLLFLDEIGELGLDEQAMLLHAIEEKRFYPVGSDNPAHSDFQLIAGTNRDLQKQVDNGSFREDLLARINLWSYELPGLKDRREDIEPNLDYELQKAEQQLGHKVSFNKAARARFLQFAQQPDSLWQGNFRDLNACVQRMATLSEGGRINETLVDEECDRLRRFWRRSSAQESLPSLEDYLSPEQVAEIDAFDQYQLRSVIALCRDSRSLSEAGRQLFNRSRLRKSSSNDSHRLRQYLSKFDLEFDNLKT; the protein is encoded by the coding sequence ATGAAAAACGTAGTCATCGGCCTGCTGGGCACCACCATGGATAAACGCGGCAAGGGGCCCGCTCGCTGGGACGTGTGGCGCCCGACCGTCGGCATCTTCATGCAACAGGACCTGCTGATTGATCGCATAGAGCTGCTGCATGACGCCAGAGACTCCCGTCTGGCCAATAATGTGGGCGCAGATATCGAAACCGTTTCGCCAGACACGGAAGTGAGCCTGCGACAAATCAGTTTCAGCGATCCCTGGGACTTCGAACAGGTTTACAGCACGCTGCTGGATTTCGCCGAAAACTATCCTTTCAAGCCAGATGAAGAGCGTTATCTACTGCATATCACCACCGGCACCCATGTTGCGCAGATTTGCTGGTTCCTGTTGTGTGAAGCGAATTACATTCCTGCGCAGATTTTGCAGACCTCTCCAGACCGGGGCGAGCGCGTCGCCGCAGGAAAATATCATCTGATCGATCTCGACCTCTCCAAATACGACGCCATCAGCTCGCGCTTCAAGCGCCAGCAGTTGGAAGGAACGGAGTTTCTCAAGTCAGGCATCGCCACCCGCAACGCCCGCTTCAACGCCATGATCCAGCAGATCGAACGGGTGGCGATTCGCTCTCAGGCGCCGATTCTGATCACCGGCCCTACTGGAGCAGGCAAATCCCAGCTCGCCGGCAAGATTTTTGAGCTGAAGAAAATCCGCGGCTCCGTCAAAGGCGAATTTGTGTCGGTCAACTGCGCCACGCTACGTGGGGACAGCGCCATGTCTGCCCTGTTCGGTCATAACAAGGGCGCATTCACCGGCGCGCAAACCGCCCGCAAGGGCCTGCTCGCCAAAGCCGATCAGGGACTGCTGTTCCTGGATGAAATCGGCGAGCTAGGCCTGGATGAGCAGGCGATGTTGCTGCACGCCATTGAGGAGAAGCGCTTCTATCCCGTCGGGTCGGACAACCCAGCGCACAGCGACTTCCAGCTTATTGCCGGCACCAATCGCGACTTGCAAAAGCAAGTCGACAACGGCAGCTTTCGGGAGGACCTGCTGGCCCGTATCAATTTGTGGAGCTATGAATTGCCTGGGCTGAAAGACCGTCGCGAAGACATAGAACCCAACCTGGACTACGAGCTACAAAAAGCCGAGCAGCAGTTAGGTCATAAAGTCAGCTTCAATAAAGCCGCACGAGCGAGATTTCTACAGTTCGCCCAACAGCCGGATTCCTTATGGCAGGGTAATTTCCGCGACCTGAACGCTTGCGTACAGCGTATGGCCACACTCTCTGAAGGCGGCCGCATCAACGAAACGCTGGTGGATGAAGAGTGCGACCGTCTACGGCGATTCTGGCGACGCAGCAGCGCCCAGGAGTCTCTGCCGTCATTGGAAGACTACCTGTCCCCTGAACAGGTGGCGGAAATTGACGCCTTCGACCAATATCAGTTACGCAGTGTGATTGCGCTCTGTCGTGACAGCCGCTCTTTGTCTGAGGCGGGGCGCCAGCTCTTCAACCGTTCAA